The proteins below come from a single Miscanthus floridulus cultivar M001 chromosome 1, ASM1932011v1, whole genome shotgun sequence genomic window:
- the LOC136465612 gene encoding uncharacterized protein: protein MAEAEAAGSLSRRRMEGEEGAAAMVADAGHRGRGEAEDEEVESSDYTSEDEGTEDYRRGGYHAVHVGDSFKQGTYVVQSKLGWGHFSTVWLAWDTAHSRYVALKVQKSAQHYTEAAMDEIKILKQIADGDPDDSKCVVKLLDHFKHSGPNGNHVCMVFEFLGDNLLTLIKYTDYRGIPLPMVKEICCHVLIGLDYLHRTLSIIHTDLKPENILLVSTIDPSKDPRKSGLPLALPSARTDEPPPKVPAQSGNGGLTKNQKKKIRKKAKRAAAATSEESSAVASADTYGSDDRGDLGTTNEGSPSQDGAKKRATRDRRGSKGAKKKMAMEADLKCKLVDFGNACWTYKQFTSDIQTRQYRCPEVILGSKYSTSADLWSFACICFELATGDVLFDPHSGDNFDRDEDHLALMMELLGMMPRKIALGGRYSRDFFNRYGDLRHIRRLRFWPLNKVLMEKYEFTEVNAIGMADFLVPILDFVPEKRPTAAQLLQHPWLDVGPLRQQPKTLPDSAQSSGDGVSEKQKKENEERDAMALELGNIAIDGAASSRMANDPQASTNKTTATPSKKSSGKVRRFAAGTTARYALHAINRKLEPGAPPALHVEAVRDGEEPVSFGPSAALADYGRGWRLQTVTAQDASGIHHAPHADTKQGDRQLSKEDAVDTEAIRGTYIYVAKIVLAFVFLFLLGGLLTYLLEVIPDMLQTASALELSEFL, encoded by the exons ATGGCGGAGGCGGAAGCGGCGGGGTCGTTGTCGAGGCGGCGGATGGAGGGCGAGGAGGGGGCGGCGGCGATGGTGGCGGATGCGGGGCACAGGGGGAGGGGCGAGGCGGAGGATGAGGAGGTCGAGAGCAGCGACTACACGTCGGAGGACGAGGGCACCGAGGACTACCGCCGTGGCGGATACCACGCCGTCCACGTCGGAGACTCCTTCAAGCAGGGCACCTACGTTGTGCAGTCCAAGCTCGGATGGGGCCACTTCTCCACCGTCTGGCTTGCCTGGGACACAGCCCACTCC AGATATGTGGCGCTGAAGGTGCAGAAGAGCGCTCAACACTACACAGAAGCAGCCATGGATGAGATCAAGATCTTGAAGCAGATTGCTGATGGTGATCCTGACGACTCAAAATGTGTTGTGAAGCTTCTTGACCACTTCAAGCACTCGGGTCCTAACGGTAACCATGTGTGCATGGTTTTTGAGTTTCTCGGTGATAACCTGTTGACCCTGATAAAGTACACGGACTATCGAGGAATTCCTCTTCCGATGGTTAAGGAGATATGCTGCCATGTGCTCATTGGCCTTGACTACCTCCACCGCACACTTTCTATTATTCACACTGACCTTAAGCCGGAGAATATATTGCTTGTGTCTACCATTGACCCCTCGAAGGACCCTCGGAAATCAGGTTTACCCCTGGCTCTACCTTCAGCGAGGACAGACGAGCCACCTCCAAAGGTGCCTGCACAATCAGGAAATGGTGGCCTCACCAAGAACCAGAAGAAGAAGATCCGGAAGAAAGCCAAACGTGCAGCTGCTGCAACTTCAGAAGAAAGTAGTGCTGTGGCATCTGCTGACACATATGGGTCAGATGACCGAGGAGATCTGGGTACAACAAATGAGGGTAGTCCTAGCCAGGATGGAGCTAAGAAGCGGGCAACACGAGATAGACGGGGTAGCAAAGGGGCCAAGAAGAAGATGGCAATGGAGGCTGATCTAAAATGCAAGCTGGTGGACTTTGGAAATGCATGTTGGACATACAAGCAGTTCACAAGCGACATTCAAACAAGGCAGTACAGATGTCCTGAGGTTATACTTGGTTCCAAGTATTCTACATCTGCTGACCTGTGGTCCTTTGCATGCATTTGCTTTGAGCTTGCCACTGGGGATGTGCTATTTGATCCACATAGTGGTGATAATTTTGACAGAGATGAG GATCACCTTGCGCTGATGATGGAACTGCTAGGAATGATGCCTCGAAAG ATTGCGTTGGGTGGTCGGTATTCACGTGACTTCTTCAATCGGTATGGGGATTTGAGGCACATCCGACGCTTGCGGTTCTGGCCTCTCAACAAGGTGCTGATGGAGAAGTACGAGTTCACTGAAGTAAATGCTATTGGGATGGCGGATTTTCTTGTTCCAATACTTGATTTTGTTCCTGAGAAGCGCCCAACCGCTGCTCAGTTGCTTCAGCATCCATGGCTTGATGTTGGTCCCCTCCGACAGCAACCTAAAACACTGCCAGACTCAGCACAGAGTTCAGGTGATGGTGTTTCAGAGAAGCAAAAGAAGGAGAATGAAGAAAGAGACGCAATGGCTTTAGAGTTGGGGAACATTGCCATAGATGGTGCTGCTTCATCCAGGATGGCAAATGACCCTCAAGCAAGCACAAATAAAACAACCGCTACCCCTTCTAAGAA GAGTTCCGGCAAGGTCCGGCGGTTCGCGGCAGGGACGACGGCCCGCTACGCGCTGCACGCCATCAACCGCAAGCTCGAACCCGGGGCCCCGCCGGCGCTGCACGTCGAGGCCGTCAGGGACGGCGAAGAGCCCGTCAGCTTCGGCCCCAGCGCGGCCCTCGCCGACTACGGCCGGGGCTGGAGGCTGCAGACCGTCACTGCGCAGGACGCTTCCGGGATCCATCACGCGCCGCACGCGGACACG AAACAGGGTGACAGGCAGCTATCCAAAGAAGATGCCGTTGATACGGAGGCAATAAGGGGCACTTACATCTATGTCGCCAAGATCGTGCTCGCGTTTGTGTTTCTCTTCCTGCTAGGTGGATTGCTCACGTACCTGCTGGAGGTGATCCCAGATATGCTGCAGACTGCATCGGCGCTTGAATTATCTGAATTTTTGTAG